The following proteins come from a genomic window of Coffea arabica cultivar ET-39 chromosome 11c, Coffea Arabica ET-39 HiFi, whole genome shotgun sequence:
- the LOC113715568 gene encoding clavaminate synthase-like protein At3g21360 yields MEFTSQEFMVGKCEGEKLVHGETMPLVLLPREASKNGFESLVEGLKKNKEWFEQLIIKNSAVLLRGFDVKNAEEFNEVVELFGWEDMRYVGPAPRTHVYKRIWTANEGPLSEFIYYHHEMVLIKESPSKVILFCETPPPEGGQTPFVPSFRVTERMLEEFPEMVEEIEKKGLKYTFTALSKNDTSSMRGRGWEDAFGTSDRAEAEKRTKLLGMDVEWLPNGGVKTLLGPRPLTRVFEGRKERRMWFNTMVGMYGKEHSSAMMADGTEIPENVVKRCEEIIEEESIQFKWEKGDILFLDNMATLHGRRPSLSPRRVLVTICK; encoded by the exons ATGGAGTTCACTAGCCAAGAGTTCATGGTGGGAAAATGCGAGGGTGAAAAATTGGTACATGGTGAAACCATGCCGCTAGTGTTACTGCCCCGAGAGGCAAGCAAAAATGGTTTCGAATCATTAGTAGAGGGTttgaagaaaaacaaagagtGGTTTGAGCAATTGATCATCAAGAATAGCGCTGTTCTTCTGAGAGGATTTGATGTGAAGAATGCTGAAGAGTTCAATGAGGTTGTGGAGCTTTTTGGCTGGGAGGACATGAGGTATGTTGGACCAGCTCCAAGGACGCATGTTTACAAAAGGATATGGACAGCCAATGAGGGACCCTTGTCGGAGTTTATATATTATCATCATGAGATGGTTCTG ATTAAGGAAAGCCCCAGTAAGGTTATTCTGTTTTGTGAAACTCCTCCACCTGAAGGTGGACAGACACCCTTCGTGCCAAGTTTCCGAGTGACTGAAAGGATGCTAGAGGAGTTCCCGGAGATGGTAGAAGAAATTGAGAAGAAAGGATTAAAATACACTTTCACAGCTCTTAGCAAGAATGATACATCTTCCATGAGAGGTAGAGGTTGGGAGGACGCTTTTGGAACATCAGACCGCGCAGAAGCTGAAAAGAG GACCAAGTTGCTGGGAATGGACGTTGAATGGCTTCCAAATGGCGGGGTCAAGACACTCTTGGGTCCAAGACCACTGACTAGGGTATTTGAGGGAAGGAAAGAGAGAAGGATGTGGTTCAACACCATGGTTGGGATGTATGGGAAGGAGCATAGCTCGGCAATGATGGCGGATGGAACTGAGATACCAGAAAATGTGGTGAAGAGATGTGAAGAGATCATTGAAGAAGAAAGCATTCAATTCAAGTGGGAAAAAGGGGACATTCTTTTCTTGGATAACATGGCTACTCTTCATGGCAGAAGGCCTTCCCTATCTCCCAGAAGAGTCCTGGTTACCATATGCAAGTAG
- the LOC113715569 gene encoding protein decapping 5, translated as MAAAAESSSASASRSSSSATADSYIGSLISLTSKSEIRYEGILYNINTDESSIGLRNVRSFGTEGRKKDGAQVPPGDKIYEYILFRGSDIKDLQVKSSPPVQTTPPINSDPAIIQSHYPLSATTSTALPTAVTASLPDLGSHSAQLGHPGSTFQGGLPLYQPGGNLSSWGPSPPNANGSGLAMPMYWQGYYGAPNGLPQMHQQSLLRPPPGLSMPPSMQQMQYSGFNASLPTAAPSLPGSNLPEYPSVAPTSSSSLSSSSSLPASTLPLSVPPMQPPTLGSEQSSLVLNKASVSRIPTTAGASLPSLSHLTTSSPDLSSVVPSGPSKSSAVSGTVLQHLSISQPVTTVAGTSTSILVETPTPSLITPGQLLLTGPASVSLNQSSQTMQKDVEVVQVSTTTPSEPPAPVSTEAQPPILPLPPPARSHKPNGAPFQMRHNYRGRGGRGTGIARPVTKFAEDFDFEAMNEKFNKDEVWGHLGKSNKAQLKEKDGDGNGSDEDDYQDEFDEELPKIDVKPVYKKDDFFDSLSSNAVDNDSNHGRTRFSEQMKIDAETFGDFSRYRGGRGGRGPFRGGRSRGSYYGRGYNYGYVPRGRGRGASNRPF; from the exons ATGGCGGCGGCGGCGGAGAGTTCATCGGCATCGGCTAGTAGATCTAGTAGCAGCGCGACGGCGGATTCGTACATCGGAAGTTTGATAAGTTTGACCTCGAAGAGCGAGATCAGATACGAAGGCATTTTGTATAACATTAATACCGACGAGTCCAGCATCGGCCTTCGCAACG TGAGATCATTTGGAACAGAAGGACGGAAAAAAGATGGTGCTCAAGTCCCTCCTGGCGATAAGATTTATGAATACATTCTCTTTCGAGGAAGTGATATTAAG GATTTGCAAGTTAAATCATCCCCACCTGTACAAACTACCCCACCCATAAATAGTGATCCTGCAATTATTCAG TCTCATTATCCTCTTTCAGCTACCACATCAACAGCCTTGCCTACAGCTGTTACTGCTTCTTTACCAGATCTTGGATCACATTCTGCTCAGTTGGGACACCCTGGCTCAACTTTCCAAGGTGGTCTGCCTTTGTATCAACCCGGTGGGAATTTGAGCTCTTGGGGGCCTTCACCTCCAAATGCAAATGGTAGTGGCCTTGCCATGCCGATGTATTGGCAAGGATATTATGGGGCGCCTAATGGACTACCGCAAATGCATCAGCAATCCTTACTTCGACCACCTCCTGGTCTTTCAATGCCTCCATCCATGCAGCAGATGCAGTATTCTGGTTTTAATGCATCTCTGCCGACCGCAGCTCCAAGCTTGCCTGGTTCAAATTTGCCAGAATATCCTTCTGTGGCTCCCACCAGTAGTAGTTCCCTAAGTTCCTCTTCATCTCTACCTGCTTCAACTTTGCCTTTGAGTGTCCCTCCTATGCAGCCTCCAACACTAGGGTCTGAGCAATCGAGCTTGGTCTTGAATAAGGCTTCTGTTTCTCGTATTCCCACAACAGCAGGTGCTAGCTTGCCCTCATTGTCTCATTTGACAACTTCAAGTCCAGATTTAAGTTCTGTCGTGCCTTCGGGCCCCAGCAAATCTAGTGCAGTTTCTGGTACAGTTTTGCAACACCTGAGTATATCCCAACCTGTTACTACAGTAGCTGGTACATCTACCTCAATTTTAGTGGAAACGCCTACACCTTCACTAATAACTCCAGGGCAGCTACTACTGACTGGACCAGCTTCAGTTTCGCTAAatcaatcatcacaaacaatgCAAAAGGATGTGGAAGTGGTTCAAGTATCAACGACAACACCATCAGAACCTCCAGCTCCTGTTTCAACAGAAGCTCAGCCACCTATTTTGCCATTGCCACCACCTGCTCGTTCCCATAAG CCAAATGGAGCACCTTTTCAGATGCGTCACAATTATAGAGGCCGTGGAGGAAGGGGAACTGGG ATTGCGCGCCCAGTGACAAAATTTGCAGAAGATTTTGATTTTGAGGCCATGAATGAAAAGTTCAACAAGGATGAAGTATGGGGTCATCTTGGCAAAAGTAATAAAGCACAACTGAAGGAGAAAGATGGCGACGGGAATGGTAGTGATGAAGATGATTATCAAGATGAATTTGATGAGGAGTTGCCAAAGATTGATGTGAAG CCTGTCTACAAGAAGGATGACTTTTTTGACTCCCTCTCTTCCAACGCTGTTGACAATGATTCAAACCATGGAAGGACTAGGTTCTCAGAGCAGATGAAGATAGATGCAGAG ACATTTGGAGATTTTTCAAGGTACCGGGGTGGACGAGGAGGTCGTGGCCCATTTCGTGGTGGTAGGTCTCGAGGTTCTTACTATGGACGGGGGTATAATTATGGCTATGTTCCCAGGGGCCGTGGTCGAGGTGCATCAAATCGCCCATTCTAG